CGAAGAATTAACTAAGCATAAAAGGGGGAACTGTTCTTGGCTGGTAAGATAAAAAAAATTATTGACAATGTGATTAAACAGCGGTCTAAAGGAAATCCTGCTATTGCAGAAATGACTAAAACCAAATTTATCTTAAAGGGAATCAATCCAAATAAATTTGATGATAACTCCTATGATGATCCAATTATCATAGAAAAACTTATTAAAATTGTTGAACAGATGGATGTAAAAAACTCAGTATATAAGGGGATAAATATAAAATCAGTTTTTTCAATTAAATCTTTAGAAAAAGAAGTGGTAGAAGATATTAAAAATAAACTAGCTCCTTGTAATGCAAAACTTATAATATTTTTTGCTTCTTCTAAATTTGACCAATATAAGTTGAGTAATTTAATGAAGGAAGCCTTTAAAGATTGTCTAGTAGCAGGATGTTCTACTTCAGGTGAAATAGTTAGTGGAAAGTTATTAAAGAATTCAGTAGTGGCAATGGCTTTTAATTCAAATATTGTTTCCGATGCCAAAGTTGAAGTAATTGAGAATATGAAACAAGGCTTAGATGTGGAGAGGGCTTTTACATCTTTAGAAGAGTATTTTAATGAAAGTGCATATACAATGAATACAAAAAAGTTTGTTGGTATAGTTTTAATAGATGGTGTGAGTAAGAAAGAAGAAAATATTATGGATTTGATAGGCAATAGAACCAATGTATTTTTTATTGGTGGATCTGCTGGAGATGATTATAATTTTAAAGAAACCTATGTACTAGCAAATGGAAAGGCATATACAGATTCAGCAGTGATTATAATGCTTAAAATAAGTGATAATGCTGAGTTTGGCATTATTAAAACGGAAAGTTTTAAGTGTTTAGATACGGTATTAACTGCAAATAAAGTGGATGAAAGCAACAGGGAAGTTATTGAATTTAACAATAAACCGGCTATTGTCGCTTATTCAAATGCTGTGGGGGCACATTCAATTGAAGATGTACAAAATTATTTTACGATAAATCCTGTTGGATTAGTAATAGGGAAAAATTATGTGTTTGTTAGAAGTCCTCAGCAAGTAAAAGGTACAAGTATGCTGTTTTATTGTAAAATACTAGAAGGCACAGACGTTAGACTACTTCAGTCTACAAATATTATTGAAGATACAAAGAAAGCTATTGAAAATAAAATTAGTGAATTTGGGAAAATTGATGGAATTATAAATTTTAACTGTGTCCAGAGAACCCGTGAATTGGAGGAAAAAGGTCTTAAAAAGCAGTATGGAGATATATTTAAAGATATTCCTACAATTGGATTTTCTTGTTATGGTGAAGAATTTATAGGGCATATGAATCAAACAGCTACTATGCTGGTTTTTAAGTCAAAAACAAATATATAAAAGAATTATTATTTATATAATTAGAAGAATATACAGATTAAATTTTATGAAATGGGGCAGCAAATCATGGATATGGATAATATGCAAATTCTTTTAAATAATTCTAATGTACTTATTATTGATGATTCTTATTACAATGTTAAAATACTTACAGCAATGTTTGAACAGAAGGAATACTGTGTTAAGAATGCTTCTAGTTATGAATTGGGACTTAAATCTGTAACAGAAAATATACCGGACATAATTTTACTTAAAGTTAATATAGGAAATATATATGGATATGAAATTTGTGAAAGGTTAAAGGCTAGTTATAAACTTCAGAAAATTCCTGTTATTTTTATCATTGATGAAAATGAACCTATTGATAAAGATAGGGTATTTACAGCTGGAGCTGCTGATTATATAACTATGCCATTTAATTATAAAGAGGTTACTACACGGGTTGATAATCAGCTAAAGATTAGGGCAATACGGCTTAAAATGAAAGAAAACAATGATAATTTGAAAAAACAAGTGTATGAAGGAAAAAGTCAGTTAGAGGAGATAACTGAAGAACTTAAAGAATTTAATATTATGCTGGAAGAAGAAATTACTGAACGTACAAAAACTGAAGAGGCATTAAGAGAAAGTGAGAGAAAATTTAGATATTCCATAGAAGAAGCTCCAGTTCCCGTAATGATGTATACCCAAGATGGGGAAGTATTAAAGATCAATAGAACATGGAGTGATATTACAGGATATACTATTGCAGATATTCCTACAATATCTAAATTGGCAGAAATATCAGATGTATTTAAAAAAGATATACACAAGTTATCAAATTTTAGTGAAAAGCAAAGCAGTGGTGAGTATTCTGTAAAGACAAAGCATGGTAATATACGGATATGGGATTTTTACTTAGCTTGTATTGGGAAATTGACTGATAGACGAAATATGTTAATAGCAGTGGCTGTAGATGTAACCGAAAAAAGATGTATGGAACAATTGCAAAAAAACATAGAAAAGGAGAAAATTAGGCTAAGTGAGATTAAAAAGTATGACAGAATGAAAACAGACTTTTTTGCTAACATTTCTCATGAACTTAGGACCCCCATTAATGTTATATTTTCAGCTATACAGGTGTACAAACTTAAGTTAAAGGAATGTACTTGTGAGAATCCATGTTCAGATAGATATAAATATATAAAAGTAATGGAACAAAATTGCTATCGCCTTTTAAGGCTAGTAAATAATTTAATTGACATAACGAAAATAGATTCGGGATACTTTAGTATAAATGAAGTCAATTATAATATAGTAAGCCTTATAGAAGATACGACTCTTTCTATAGCTGACTATATAAAAAGCAAAGGATTATCTGTAGTATTTGATACGGATGTAGAAGAAAAAGTTATAGCCTGTGATCCGGGAGAAATAGAGAGAATTATGTTGAATTTGCTATCAAATGCTATAAAATTTACTCCCCGCGGTGGAAAGATTATGGTTAGTATAGAAGATGGCAAGAAAAGTATTGCTATAAAGGTAAAAGATACAGGCAAGGGCATTCCTAAAGAAAAGTTAAATTCCATATTTGAACGATTTGTACAAGTTGATAAATCGCTTGCAAGAGAGAATGAAGGAAGTGGAATAGGGCTTTCACTAGTAAAAGCTTTAGTAGAATTACATGGTGGAACTATATCAGTAAAAAGTAGGGAAGGTTATGGCAGCGAATTTATCATTCATATTCCATGCAAATTAGTTGATGGTAAAGCTTCTAGTAAGAACGAATACGGTATAGAAAAAGATTACACTGAGAAAATCAATTTAGAGTTTTCTGACATATATAATTAATTTGAAAGATTATTTTTCGGAAAACTTATAAAAAACATATTGACAAAGATGAAATAATTGCTAAAATAAAATTAGCACTCAGTTACTATGAGTGCTAATAAAAATAATTTAAAGAGGCGTTTTTATGTTCCGATTAATACTTATTTATTCGAAACAAAAGGAAGTAGTAGGGACGGCTTGATTACTGTTAAATAACCGCGCTAACTTACGTTTATAAGCGAGGCTTTCTTAAATTGATTCTATTAAATATAACAAAACGTTTTTATTGAGATGAAAGGAAATGATAAAATGGCTACAAAACAATTTAAGGCTGAATCCAAGAGATTACTTAATTTAATGATTAATTCTATTTACACAAATAAGGAAATATTTTTGAGGGAACTCATATCAAATGCCAGTGATGCAATTGATAAAAGTTATTATCGTTCACTAGTTGATGAAAATGTTAGCTTTAATAAAGAAGATTTTTATATTAGAATTGCGGCAGATAAGGAAAACAGAACCCTTACTATTACCGATACCGGTATAGGTATGACAAAAGATGAACTTGAAAATAATCTGGGTACTATTGCCAAAAGTGGTTCCTTTACATTTAAAAATGAAAATGAAGCAAAAGAAGGAGTAGATATCATAGGTCAGTTTGGAGTTGGATTTTACTCTGCTTTTATGGTGTCAGATTTAGTTACTGTAAAAAGCCGTGCCTTGAATTCAGATGAAGCATACAAATGGGAATCAAAGGGCGTAGAAGGGTATACAATTGAGCCTTGTGAAAAAAATGAAGTGGGAACTGAAATTACATTAAAAATTAAAGAAAGTACTGATGACGAAAAGTACGATGAATTTTTAGATGAATATAAAATAAGATCATTAATTAAAAAATACTCTGATTTTATAAAGTATCCAATTAAAATGATGGTAAAGAAAAGCAAACTAAAAGAAGGTAGCAAGGATGAACATGAAGACTATTTTGAAGATGAAACTTTAAATAGTATGGTTCCAATTTGGAGAAAAAATAAGAATGAATTGAAGCCTGAAGATTATAATCAATTTTATATGGATAAACATTTCGGATATGAAAAACCTCTTAAGGTAATTCATTCAAGTGTTGAAGGTGTTGTAAGTTATAATACCTTACTTTTTATTCCAGCTAGAGCACCTTTTGATTTTTATACTAAGGAATTTGAAAAGGGATTGGAACTTTATTCAAATGGTGTTCTTATAATGGAGAAATGTGGAGATCTTTTACCAGATTACTTTAGCTTTGTACAGGGACTAGTTGATTCAGCAGATCTTTCACTTAATATTTCAAGAGAACTTTTGCAGCATGATAGGCAGCTTAAATTTATTGCAAAAAAGATAAAGGAAAAAATTAAAAGTGAACTTTTATTAATGCAGAAAAATGATAGAGAAAAGTATGATGAGTTTTATAAAAACTTTGGGAAACAGCTTAAATATGGTGTTTATGCTGATTTCGGAAGCAATAAAGATGTACTTCAAGACTTACTCATGTTCTATTCTTCTACAGAGAAAAAGCTTGTAAGCCTTGATGAATATGTTTCCCGTATGAAGGAAGATCAGAAGTTTATATATTATGCAACTGGTGAAAACATAGATAAAATTGAAAAATTACCACAAACTGAAATTGTTAAGGATAAAGGATATGAAATATTGTACTTTACAGACGAGGTTGACGAATTTGCAATTAAGATGCTTATGAAATACAAGGAAAAGGAATTTAAATCTGTTTCAAGCAAAGATTTAGGATTTGAATCTAATGACAAGGAAAGTGAAAAGGAAACAAAGGAAAACAAAGAACTGTTTGATTTTATGAAAGAAACATTAAATGGAAAAGTCAAAGAAGTTAGGGCATCAAACAGATTAAAGACTCATCCTGTTTGCCTTGCAAATGGTGGTGAATTGTCCATTGATATGGAAAAAGTGCTTAATACAATGCCAAACAATCAAAATGTAAAAGCAGATAAAATTTTAGAGATAAATACAAACCACCAAATGTTTAAATCAATAAAAGATGCATTTGAAAATGATAAAGATAAACTTAAAATGCTTTCAAATGTATTATATAATCAGGCACTTATGATTGAAGGACTGCCTGTAGATGATCCTGTGGAATTTGCAAATGATGTTTGCTGTTTGATTAAGTAAAGAGGAATATGCTGACAAATCTCACCACGTTAAAAACTTTTAATAAGTCTAAAGCTGGGCATTTTGAAAATCTAAAGAAGTTTAGCTAAACTCGTACCTAAGACATATCTAAGCTTCTAAGACTTTCTAAAATACCCAGCTGACACTTATATAAAAGTTTTTAAATGTGCTTTCAATTTTGGCAGCATATTTCTTAGCATAATTATGGATGAATTTCTTACGTTAACACTATAGAAAATCTAAAATTTTACATGTGTGAAAGTTGAATTAGTTGTATTTTAACCGCAGGAACTAGGGACTTTCTGCTTGTTAACCTTTTTGTTGCTATATAAAGATAAAAGTATAACTATAATTAAAAGTGAAATACTCCATAAAGCTGCTTTAAATAACAATAGTGTAAATGATATAATGAGTATTGAAATTGCAATTTTGAGTTTAATGTTGTGAAGTAATTTAAATCCAGCAGCTAAACCAACTATTGCATTGGATAGAAAAAATACGTTAGCACAGGTTACAATCCTGTCCAAACTTAAAAAATTTGCAGCTGCTAGAGATAAAACTACAAGATGTATACATACAAGTGTTACTATGGCATTGATGGGACTTCCGTTTTTGGTTACATATGAGAGATAAACGGGTAGCTTATTGTTTGCAGCACGCTTTGCACTCATTCTTGAAACTCCTCCAACTATCATAAGATAAGTACACATACATAGTCCTGATGCAGCAAGAGTAATTATAGGCAGAGAAAATGAACCAAATAGTGGGGTCATGATTGCTAGTATATCGTGATTGCTTGAAGATACATTTTGTACAGAAACTGCAACAGTAAAATATAAGCTTATAATAACTATAAGACTGATTGTCATCGCTTTTATAAGTGTCATTTTTGGATTTTTTATGTCTTCTATATAGTTTCCTATGATTTCCCATCCTATTATTGCCCAAAATAAAAGCAAAAGGGTATATCTAAACTTAGAAAAAGAAAATGATGTTTCAGGTGCATGTACATTTGAAGCAAAAATCAAGGTATATATGCTTCCACAAAATAATAGTGCAGCTGTGAGTCCTGTTAAAATTAAAGTAAATTTTGCCAGAGTTTTTACACCGCATATAAGAATTAGAGCACATATAATTTCCATTCCAAATGCAATCATTTCAACTTTAATATTTGAAAATATGCTAAAGCTTTTTAAAAAGTTTGCAGCTGTAATTAAAACTGCTGTGGGTCCAAAACAAACTGCAGCTGTAAGAAAGTTTGAAGTCAATTCTCGAAAAAAATTTCCAAATGCATTTCCAACAGCAATTGCAGTGCCTTCATTTCCAGGACTTTTCAAGCTTAGAAATACAAAAACATAGGCAAATATAATGCCAAGCAGCATTATTATAATCCAGGCTGGTATTGCCCATTTTCCAATCAGCTTGTAGGCAAGAGGTGGTAACAGAACTATTCCTGATCCCAGTACCGGGCCTATTATAAGACCACAAAGTGTTATTGTTCCAATATTTTTACTCTTATTCATAAGTTTTCTCCTAATGACATAATATTATTTTTAATAATAGATTCAAAGACGCGTCATAATTAAAACAAGTATACTTTTGAAAAAGCTTACCTTAAAAAATTCATTGAATTTCCAATAAATTTATAGTAGCATAAGATTAACTATTAATAAAATTGAATTATTTGAAAGTACAGTTCAATTTTATTGAAGTAAGTGGAGGTATGATATGGAATTTAGAAATCTAAGGACATTTTCTGAAATTGCTCATTTGAAAAGTTATACTAAGGCGGCAAAGGAACTAGGATATGCCCAGTCTACTATTACGACACAAATTCAACTTTTAGAGGAAGAGCTTGGTGTAAAACTTTTTGAAAAAATTGGAAGAAAAATGCATCTTACTTCAAAGGGTGAAGTGCTTCTTAAATATGCAGAAAATATAATAAGCCTTACAGAGGAAGCTAAAGAGGCAGTAAGTGATATAGATCTTCCCTGTGGAATTCTAAAAATAGGGATTGTAGAATCCCTATGTACTATGAGACTCCCAGAATTGCTTAAAAATTATCATATGAAATATCCTGAAGTGGAAGTTATAATTAAAATAGGTGTTTGTTCAGATTTACGAAGTATGCTTAAAAACAATATAGTTGATTTAGCATTTATATTGGATAAACCAATTGTTGACCCAGATTTGATATCTTGTGTGTCCTATAATGAACCAATGATATTTTTAACGTCTCCAGTAAATAGGCTTGCTAGCAAAAGACAAGTTACAATAGAAGATATTAAAGATGAGCCTTTAATTGTAACGGAAAAAGGGTGCAGCTATAGAAATATTTTTGAGAAAATGTTTCAACAATCAGGTTTAAGACCCAATATAGCCTTGGAAGTTGGAAGTATTGAGGCAATTAAGAGCTTTACCATGAGTAATCTTGGAATAACCCTGCTTCCTGTTATGACAGTAAAAAAGGAGCTTGAAAATGGTGAGCTTGTTGGATTTGATTTGGATGGTTGTAAATTTAATATGACAACACAAATACTATATCACAAGAACAAATGGGTAACAGCTGCAATGCGAGCAATTATATCAGAAGCTAGAGGTTAAACAACAAAAGATAGTAGATTTTGTTGCTTAACCTCTAGCTATTCAATTTTCAGATCGACCTTTACTATTATTGGGTATTCAGGAATATTTATGCCATAATCCAATCCTTTTTTCTGGAAAATAGGTATCCAGTCTTTTAATATATTTCTTGTCAATTCTGAGATTTCAAAAGTTTGAATAGAAAAAGTTTCTTCATTTTTTAAACTGAAATAATTTGTATCTAATAAAAAACTATTGATTTCCATGTAAAATAATGCTACAATTTAACCTATATTAATATTTAACACACATTAAATATTAATATAGGTTAAATTGTAATGAGTGCTAAACATTAACAACTTTATGCTAGGAGGATAAAAATGAAGATAACTGAAATATCTGTAAAAAGGCCAGCAGCAATGTGGATGGTAGTAATTTTATTAGTTGCACTTGGTGTTTTTGGCTATTCAAAAATGGGAGCAAATTTACTACCATCTATGAATAATCCCGTTATAACGGTTAGTACAATTTACAGTGGTGCTGGTGCTGATGATATTAAAAAAGATGTTATAAAACCAATAGAAGATTCAGTATCAGGAATAAGTGGTGTTGATACAATTAATTCAACAGCAAAAGAAGGTTATGGTACTGTTACAATAACTTTTAAATCCACTACTAATTTAAACACTGCATATTCAGATGTCCAAAAGGCAGT
The genomic region above belongs to Clostridium sp. AWRP and contains:
- a CDS encoding FIST N-terminal domain-containing protein encodes the protein MAGKIKKIIDNVIKQRSKGNPAIAEMTKTKFILKGINPNKFDDNSYDDPIIIEKLIKIVEQMDVKNSVYKGINIKSVFSIKSLEKEVVEDIKNKLAPCNAKLIIFFASSKFDQYKLSNLMKEAFKDCLVAGCSTSGEIVSGKLLKNSVVAMAFNSNIVSDAKVEVIENMKQGLDVERAFTSLEEYFNESAYTMNTKKFVGIVLIDGVSKKEENIMDLIGNRTNVFFIGGSAGDDYNFKETYVLANGKAYTDSAVIIMLKISDNAEFGIIKTESFKCLDTVLTANKVDESNREVIEFNNKPAIVAYSNAVGAHSIEDVQNYFTINPVGLVIGKNYVFVRSPQQVKGTSMLFYCKILEGTDVRLLQSTNIIEDTKKAIENKISEFGKIDGIINFNCVQRTRELEEKGLKKQYGDIFKDIPTIGFSCYGEEFIGHMNQTATMLVFKSKTNI
- a CDS encoding ATP-binding protein translates to MDNMQILLNNSNVLIIDDSYYNVKILTAMFEQKEYCVKNASSYELGLKSVTENIPDIILLKVNIGNIYGYEICERLKASYKLQKIPVIFIIDENEPIDKDRVFTAGAADYITMPFNYKEVTTRVDNQLKIRAIRLKMKENNDNLKKQVYEGKSQLEEITEELKEFNIMLEEEITERTKTEEALRESERKFRYSIEEAPVPVMMYTQDGEVLKINRTWSDITGYTIADIPTISKLAEISDVFKKDIHKLSNFSEKQSSGEYSVKTKHGNIRIWDFYLACIGKLTDRRNMLIAVAVDVTEKRCMEQLQKNIEKEKIRLSEIKKYDRMKTDFFANISHELRTPINVIFSAIQVYKLKLKECTCENPCSDRYKYIKVMEQNCYRLLRLVNNLIDITKIDSGYFSINEVNYNIVSLIEDTTLSIADYIKSKGLSVVFDTDVEEKVIACDPGEIERIMLNLLSNAIKFTPRGGKIMVSIEDGKKSIAIKVKDTGKGIPKEKLNSIFERFVQVDKSLARENEGSGIGLSLVKALVELHGGTISVKSREGYGSEFIIHIPCKLVDGKASSKNEYGIEKDYTEKINLEFSDIYN
- the htpG gene encoding molecular chaperone HtpG, coding for MATKQFKAESKRLLNLMINSIYTNKEIFLRELISNASDAIDKSYYRSLVDENVSFNKEDFYIRIAADKENRTLTITDTGIGMTKDELENNLGTIAKSGSFTFKNENEAKEGVDIIGQFGVGFYSAFMVSDLVTVKSRALNSDEAYKWESKGVEGYTIEPCEKNEVGTEITLKIKESTDDEKYDEFLDEYKIRSLIKKYSDFIKYPIKMMVKKSKLKEGSKDEHEDYFEDETLNSMVPIWRKNKNELKPEDYNQFYMDKHFGYEKPLKVIHSSVEGVVSYNTLLFIPARAPFDFYTKEFEKGLELYSNGVLIMEKCGDLLPDYFSFVQGLVDSADLSLNISRELLQHDRQLKFIAKKIKEKIKSELLLMQKNDREKYDEFYKNFGKQLKYGVYADFGSNKDVLQDLLMFYSSTEKKLVSLDEYVSRMKEDQKFIYYATGENIDKIEKLPQTEIVKDKGYEILYFTDEVDEFAIKMLMKYKEKEFKSVSSKDLGFESNDKESEKETKENKELFDFMKETLNGKVKEVRASNRLKTHPVCLANGGELSIDMEKVLNTMPNNQNVKADKILEINTNHQMFKSIKDAFENDKDKLKMLSNVLYNQALMIEGLPVDDPVEFANDVCCLIK
- a CDS encoding APC family permease, which codes for MNKSKNIGTITLCGLIIGPVLGSGIVLLPPLAYKLIGKWAIPAWIIIMLLGIIFAYVFVFLSLKSPGNEGTAIAVGNAFGNFFRELTSNFLTAAVCFGPTAVLITAANFLKSFSIFSNIKVEMIAFGMEIICALILICGVKTLAKFTLILTGLTAALLFCGSIYTLIFASNVHAPETSFSFSKFRYTLLLLFWAIIGWEIIGNYIEDIKNPKMTLIKAMTISLIVIISLYFTVAVSVQNVSSSNHDILAIMTPLFGSFSLPIITLAASGLCMCTYLMIVGGVSRMSAKRAANNKLPVYLSYVTKNGSPINAIVTLVCIHLVVLSLAAANFLSLDRIVTCANVFFLSNAIVGLAAGFKLLHNIKLKIAISILIISFTLLLFKAALWSISLLIIVILLSLYSNKKVNKQKVPSSCG
- a CDS encoding LysR family transcriptional regulator; this translates as MEFRNLRTFSEIAHLKSYTKAAKELGYAQSTITTQIQLLEEELGVKLFEKIGRKMHLTSKGEVLLKYAENIISLTEEAKEAVSDIDLPCGILKIGIVESLCTMRLPELLKNYHMKYPEVEVIIKIGVCSDLRSMLKNNIVDLAFILDKPIVDPDLISCVSYNEPMIFLTSPVNRLASKRQVTIEDIKDEPLIVTEKGCSYRNIFEKMFQQSGLRPNIALEVGSIEAIKSFTMSNLGITLLPVMTVKKELENGELVGFDLDGCKFNMTTQILYHKNKWVTAAMRAIISEARG